GGTTgtgtctttttttttaaatacatcaCATGTGTTAGTAATTGTCATCAATGACATTTTTCATATTGGTTTgacattttaaatttatttactcAAATGTTATAATGTTTAAAAGATTATGAGAATCAAATTTAagagttttattattattattattattattattattattattattattattatactaacaataaataaattatatattatattttaaaaaatactattttaacctaaaattgttattttaactctttttttaattttgtaaatttCATTAATTTTGTTGCAGAGTATTGGGTTTAAAAAGTAACTACGTGGGCAATGGCATTGGCCGCTAAAGCACCTCCACTTGAGGAGGAAAaaagagatagaaaaaaaaaaggagatattACTATCAAACTTTCTAACTTTATTTGAACACCTAATtgcaaagaaaatttttttttcaaagtcaaaatgatcaaacttaaattttatatttctcTATTGATTAAATGTTCTTTCATGACTCTTTCTTATATAATAGGGAACTTTTGAATTAATCATTTAGTTACCTAAAAATTCTTATTAATGTAATACACGTAATAGGAGTGTTTCTTATTAAACTAATATGTTGATTAGTATATAAAAAAAGAACATTTCCAATTGAACAAGGAGCTAGAGATACTGAGCTCGTGTTTCTAATTGCCCTTCTAATTAGCTTGATATTTAAAGTAGTTTTTTATTTCTTGTAATATGTAGCGATTTCTTTTTTAAGTGACTAGGTTTTTATATCTGTGTGGagagatttgaatttaaatttgtattgaatttgaaaaaaaaaaatgtaatatgaaattatattaaaatttatttaaacatactcaaattaaaatttaaggttTAAAGTCCATACTTGAGAATGTTGCATAAGTCAATTTTATGATTTATAAGGAGTAGAAAATCGCATTAAATCAAGAGAAAATACATCTCTCATTGAGcatcaatataaaaaaaaaatgagagaacaTTTGATTGGTATTTGAGTCAAAATAACAGCCGTGCATTTCATTTGCAAGATAGGGATATCTCACTTAATCCTTGAATAATTAAAGAATTACCTCAATCAATGTTGTAAAAATGGTCAATATTCCAATCAAACAATGGTTGGAATGATACATCTTTCATTGAGTAGTTAAGTCCGATGAAACTCTATCgattaatataaaaaaatgataTCACATTTCATTGGTATTTAAGTCAAAGTAATGGCCTGTGCATTTCATTTGCAAGATAGGATATCTCACTTAACCttgaaaaattaaagaattacCTCAGCCaatgttgtatgtatgatagaAAAAAATTGTCAATATTCAATGGTTGGAATGATTAATGAATGCATGGAAATTCCAATTTACCACAAGGCACTGTACCAATTATATGTAAAATATAAGCGCATGTGTTTGAAAAGTATGAAGGATGGACCATATCTTCTTGGGGAACATAAAACAAATTCGAAACATCTACTTTTTGGTGCCTCTTTTGATGACTTTTGGGGCAATTATTTTATTCATggagctttatttatttatttttttctcaaaaaacaAATTATTTGCttgctttatttttttaattacgAATTGAAAGGTaccaaacaaacaaaacaaaacaaacaattAGTAGATTGATTTGAAATTTTCGTGAAAACCAACTTACATTTTGGTTGAGTTGTCAATTACTCCGGGACACACATCaacttttttctttatttttctattttttttcttttgtaaaatattaattaataagaGGGTTTTGGTTGATTTGATCGTAAGTGTTGGCGGGCTTCTTCATTCACtgcttttttattaaaaaattttaaaaaaataaaaacactttATCTCCACCACCCATCTTCTTTTGTTTTTCCCTAATTTtaagtgaaaaataatgtatttttaaaaaatttaaatttgcgTGCAATTCTTTTAAATCTAAAGCCAtataatgatttttcaaaatggaATGTAATAGCAAAGAAAATTTGAATAgacaaattaaattttttttttgcatatgaaatgtgcaataaatgtaaatttCATACTTTTCACAAAAGTAttcaaaatatgttcaacatCTCAATGAACCACGCATATACTACTATTAATGCAATTTGTAAGATTatgcatatataaataaaataaaagaaagcctaataattttatatagttttacatCGTGACCATATTAATTCACAAAGCTATTATAAATATCTCCACCATGTTATCAATGGAATGACTTTAAATTTCAACAattgacaatatatatatatatatatatatatatatatatatatatattgtaagaaCCTAAACTCTGATAATGGGttaatatatataaagagagggaaattTTGGTAAAAGAACAGGTTCGTCggcaaagttggatttcatcgacgaggcctttgttattctcgtcgatgagaaaaagtCGAGGGATTTAgggaaatttaaatatcagggttcgtcgacaaaattgctgcctcgtcaacgaaatccctgaaaatctcgtcgacgaggagaccaATTTATCGACGAAGCCTCTCAGGTCAagggtctttataaggatattttcgGATTACTTTGGGACTAAGttttcccaaaagctctctctctctaaaactctccctacactctctctctctctagttttcctTGTCATTTGTTGCCGAATTCGTAAATCCAATGATAcagcgaggatcagtgaaggttTCTCTACATTTCTACtcgatcggaatctcgtttcgaaagatttcgggtttcaggccaaaatcgaggtaaggctcggttttcatttatgattcagtatatgtatagtagtacggattgtaagtatgttttgtactatggtttgtagatttcagagtcttggttcgtagttttgaggaccgtagagttcgtagttggatttcgggttaaggtaagaggattctgtttatatcagtccattttttaaatcaggatcggtaagtcTGTAAGttatgatcatatgtatgttttggctacttatttggggaaatctatcgggtaaaaatgcgggattttcaggttacagttttcaggaaaattggagatttcgggtatcatctctactttgattggaaaactgtttgttacgttgaaactgtattattgaggtgactgtaattcatatttgcataaactgtatacttgaaattataattgatatgatttgccgtaaaccaaataagtgtgttatgtttgtatgtatgtattttgttccagatatttgtgaaacagttatgtggcggctaattaccgtacgctgaaatgtaaaagaatgtgagttccaaaatgattccaggagtTTGTAAAACAGTCATTTattggttaactaccgtgggcgagagtggccggctctatatccggggtgtgaaatatcaccagtatgtttcggctggtcaccgaagggtgtgttctacaccgtatgtagcaatgcattcacagtgggcctaggtcgtcgcagcgtagttgcacatgtggcaatgtaatcggggtgagactaggtgaccttgtgtagttgtatatgtagcaatggattcactattgggcctgagtcgtagatcttcgtagttgcatacgtagtaatgtaatcgctgtgagactgggtgaccttgtgtagttgcgtatgaggcAATGAATTCACCATTGGGTCTTGATCGTCGCAACGTAgctgcgtatgtagcaatgtaatctatagtgacccgaagaataatagcattttaataataataagggaaagagaaaatagatacagaaatagaaggaggccataggcttcgtcaacgaacgatctgtgttcgttgacgatattacattttgagggaaataaaaatttcagaaaattttcagggtttcgtcaacgaacacagggtttcgttgataAAGGTTTAaataattttgttgacgaatacaggacTTCATTGATGAGAAAATGCCAAGAGACGAAtccgggctgctctgaatttcgtcgacgaatacagggacttgtcgacgaatttactaaaaaactcgtcaacgaggtgacatgtctcgtcaacaaatctgGAAATATAAATAGAGGTAAACCGGGatattttatcattttcaccgcacctctctctctcctctctctctctctatgtctccctctcccttctctcttagatttcggccccaccagtcgctggatcgacgatccgaagctaccacgacgctctttaCGGatttctctgcaagtctgccgagcAAATCGTCAGGAAAACAAagttagaattcatcccaaattcagggtaagacattttagtccctttttggccttatgatagttataggaaatgatataggcaaaaaaatactgatattatgttctggcaaatattgttttcagagtattttgtaggaggccctgcgggagttaggctagtattcgataggggctttccagtagtcaggtaagggaaatatgttatgttaagtatttcttaaaatactatacaacttatttaattacgaaaattatgtatttagtatggtgtggcttgtgaatatgaatatggtgCGGGGATATGTTTtccgaatttagtttcatgatttaatgaatttcagtattatgtttatgtgaatttcagtaccatgattttatggattttagtaccatgattatacagatctcagtaccatgattacatgaatattagtattatgattatacagcttcagtattatgattatgcagttctcgGTATTATgtatgaactacagttacagtttatgtagcatcatggttatttcagtacttcaaaatcatggtaaatcatatatatatatatatatatatatatatatatattatatgatatcagaccctgttggacttgcagttacagatattatgttactttatgagtgcaaccacctattcagataatacgtggtaagatTGACTACCTAGGCCCttaaagaggttaggctccccatccagatatgggttgaggtggacaggttgactgacggagttcagtgatttattcctagttggccagccagggtaaatccagcctacaggccgcacaaccttgtcataaggaggcaagtcatgacacacagatagccacagggaacaatttcagttactattacatacgtacggatttatAGAAATagggaccatacttatgtacactagaagtactttgaattataaccataatgcTGTTATGTTAAACAATAGGGAAAAAGGGTggtgtgttttattatttgtactgtacttttgtactcaattattcatatttgtatgaaaataaatttcatgatatatagtagctcatttgccacacactagtaatagcatatttcttcttattgagcgttggcttatcccagtactgaaatatttttcaggtgatccaggtaggtgagcagaccagactcgcaaatagaggggtgtttgtagtgccctgtcagagagtgagtacatttttgggaagtgtttttgtatatcccagtatagttgaaGGAGTTTTTggaaaaaacatatatatgtgtatattttgaggaacatgatagtactctggtattcgttttgtattgtatatatgatggtttatggttatgtttatttagtttctgcttcttgctgcttagatTTATGGTTGTGTTTACCtccaacatggtatcagagcatgtagaatattagtgcagaaaaaaaaaaaaaaactcagtttactaagcaggtcattacataatcgctgtgagacgaggtgacctggtgtagttgcgaactagtgtgacgacattgaccgtatgtatgtatgtatgttggctATCGTATGAACttgaatggttttctgaaaatactggaactgtatggaattgtatgaaactgtacgaattgtttcaaactgtatcgtatgtatagtgttatgtatgtaaaatgacactggtatgccacatactgatataaactgttttcttccttactgagaggtgtctcaccccgaatgtacgtacaatgttttttaggtccttcaggtagcggtaagtagcatcctagcgtctaagagcaggggtgtcgtagctactgctagtaccttttaggtacgagttttggtatccaggttgtcgggatagttttgtagacacctgggtatgttttgtattgtggGTATGTTATCCTAgtttatatagactctggtatgatactggttgtGTATAACAGatcgtattccgctgcgtattatggatgagtatggatgattgcgtgtatgtatgtgggcaccCGTTTACCCCACAGGGTTGGACCTCTttatgtattgtatcatgtatgtttaaattaatACAGAGACAAATTAGATtacttaaattcacacctgggacctaCCTATAGGTTCAGGgcattacatatatacataattctCTTGTAATTTATAGTTTCAAAATATGATTACATAGCAACATTGAGACACAATGTCTtaactcaaaatatcatatattATCATTTTCTGTCAGACCCTTCAAGGACTTGACCCTCTACACAAAATCCTATCAATACTTAAAAACTTAAATATGCAAATCATCCTTTGAATATGAGTTATACTTCGATATATGGTTAGacttaataatattattatgattgatttatacaatgaaaaatatataCTCATATAATGTGCGCGCACACGGAGGATGCTTGGGTATATTTAATATGCAAtactaattaataatattatttttttaagccTATTTAATTAATCATGAATGAGATGACATTTATATATTAGGGGGCTGGGTTCCATGCGTAGTGTAATTAGACCCTAGCCTAGCTGGCTGTAGCACATATATACAAATTAATAGTGCTTTGAGGCTTGCACCATGAGGgctattttttcttttcttttaaaaaaaaaaaaacacatgaagacaaaaagaaaaatataacttAGATAGAGACTGAAGTGAGGAGTGATGTTTAATGAGATGGCGAGTGGTGTGGGTTCCCTTTTCTTCGTTAAAGCAAATTTGGTAATTAACAACACATCAAAGTAATTTCTAAATAATTATGTAGAAATCTGCCGACAAATCTCCTTTGCATTAATTCCAATTGGGTCCAAAAAAGTTTTCTCAACTACCTTCTTACTTCTACTATTTTCATTTCCACCCCCTCCCCTTCTCCACCTACATGTGATTTAATTAAAtcatattattgtttttatttaatGCACGTGATTTAACTAGTGAGGCATTTGCCTTCTTTGCAACTGCTGAATTCTAATGCTTATAAAACaggcaaaaaaacaaaaataaaaaactaattcTAATGATGTTTTGTTAATTTTTTGACTTTCATGCATTTTTGGTTAGCACAGAATATTAGTATAGTGAAATGTTTAGTATACTAAATCCATGTTTGGAGAGTCTTTATATgtgaatttgtattgaatttaaataaaatgtaatataaattgCATTGAGATTTATTCAaatttcttaaatttaaattcaaagctCAAAATTCAAACTTACAATTTAGGGTAACAAAATTGTCATTGAGATGATATTGTTCTAATTGAgtgttttattattaattaagtttgtgcttaaaatttgtGAAATCTAATGGGATTGAGATGAGATTATTAATTTAAGTGTACAGTGTGTACGTATACCTATCAATCTTCATTAGAAATAACAATAAACCCTTGTAATAAATCATGTCAATTTGAATAATTGCATGGAAATGATACTAGATCTTAATTTGTATGTCATATTTGTCTCTAAAAATTATCGGTCATGAAATCTCatgtacttatttatttatttgattctATGAGATTTATACAGTACGAAACATTTCATAGAGATGGATGTAATCACTGTTGCAATCTTAGAGACACTAGCTTCATTTAATTTGCTTCAACACATCTCTgagaaattcaaaattgaaacaCATGACTAATTTAACTAGCTAATTAAGATTAACACGTAATTTACTGCTGTCGTGAATCGTGAATTTCACTCAAAGCGAACCAGATTCCCTGAAACGCCTTGACAATGAGGTCATGAAACTCATCGGAGTTCAAAGAGAGGTACCAGGCCAGCAGCTCTTCCAAATCATTGGCCGCCCTTATGTTGTACTCCCCAATCATCGCCGCCATTGATTCCATAAAATCTCTTTGTGGGTCCTCCGACGCCTTCGTAATTGCCATGAATCTCATCTCATCATCAGCCCCCCGGTGCTTCCTTTGCATTGCTAGTCTCGAACTGGTCGGAGTCATCACTAATGCAGTACTCGTACTCTTCCGGCGCCCACCCAAGGCCTGATTGATCTTTCTGTTGGCAAATCTGGGGGAGTTTGGCCGGAGCTTCACTCCCGAAGCAGCCATGATCTTATTCCTTTCTCCGTCAACCTTCTTCTTGAAGCCCCGTTCATCATCTTCAGCAGTAACAGAGGCGCCGGCATTTGCAGGACAACTCTTTTTCCGGGGAGCCTTGGGAATTGAGGAACTCGTGATAATTGGCTCAGTGAGTTTGTGGTTTTCTCTGATTTTGGCTGAAATTGGGGTGAGGTCTATGCTTTCTGAGATCATTAGTGCGTGATCAGGTTTTGAAGAAGTAGTAAAACTAAAGGTGCTGGCCTGTCCATGATGGAATTGTGATTCACGCAGTTCAGAACATTGAGGATGATCCTGATCAGGAGTAAGGTCAGCATTCGTAGTGCTAATGGAGCAGGCAGGATCAGAGACAGGGGGGCGTCTGGAGGTCCTGCGAAGGGTTTTGGAGTAGGAAGATCTTCTTGGGGGGTCTGCGGGAGTGGGTGTTCTGATTCGGTGGCTTGCGGTGGAATTGTGGAATCCATTGGGGGGTGAGTACTGGTAATTGGAATTGGGAGTGGGAATAGGAGTGGGTCTGGATGATTTTTTCTTGTTGGAGGAGGAGGGAGACGCGTTGGAATTGGAATTCTTGGCTCTGCTCGTCCGCGTGGTCTCCTTCAGCTTGTAGAACCAGGCCATAGGCATCATCTCCGATAACGTGAACCTGTAATTATTACCCATCTCTCTCGAGCTGTGTGTGTGGCGCGTTGAGCGATAATTGAGGAGAAATTACCTGGTGATGGATCAGAAAGTCTTTGATACGTCGATCAGTTGGCAGTTCTGCTTCCTGCTTTTATATCGGTGGATGAAATTAATCCTCCTGATCATTGTGTCACCGTGGCAATATTTGTAAAAGTTTAAGGTAAGTCTTAGAAATATCACAAATAAAAATAGTTAAAATTAAAGATCTATATTTGTCATTCACATATTAcacttttatttttacataattgAATCATACACCGGAAGAACCGAACCGTGAaaactgggtttaaataaataagagatgaGCAAATTGGGAAATTGGTTGTCACGCCcccaaaccctgaaatgggaTCTAGGAGTGAAAATGTAACTTAACATGtccatatatcatacaaatcatcacagatacagtacaatggatgagagCCTGAACCCgtagggttcccaggcaccctaaacatatccaactacaatcatatacgtagtggaaaaagtcattctatatcaatatatgcagtaccataccaaagtctatataCGAGCCAAACACAGCTTTATCTAACCGTACAAActaggtgcccaaatacaactcaaaatggcaaccaacaaaactatagtcctagcacttacccaaacgCTAACGCAATACACTGGCCACTAccctccctacaccaggacgctagttccggttactcgaaggaactgtaaaaatgtacatacagcagaggtgagacacctctcagtaaggaagaacacaggttatatcggtgtatggcatttgagtgttatcgtgatgcaacatacacgcagttaaatgcaaatccagtactaatttacacagtgcatacacgcgcacgcaacacatgatcagcaatcctggtgtcgtcacaccctttggcccgaagccggtccgGCATTccagcgttggcccgtagccaaccacTGAAGCATGGCGCCACCAGAACATGGCTAATCCTTGACTCcgatggcatcgtaccagcgctaaatggtggatccacacccttcgacctgatctgctggaataggctcatgcccttggatatagagtcgaacactcttgcctacgtggcaggcgataaacacacaccctcggatatagatccGGTCACTCTTAGTCCCTGGATTCATTTTGGAATCGCGATCCTATCAgcaattccgcatatcacacacacatgcatgctcatataaccaaacaaaccacactcatttggtaatctaaatcatggttttccaagcaaatacagtttaaacaaagtcaaggcacgactatcccaatatcatagtataaatcacacatatactcggttttcaacaaaacccgggattcagcccgtcgcccacttttttccaaaactgcaataatgaaaaactcatagtttttcctgttagatctcctcaaatgagtagccaaaacacacacaggaccgtggaccacaattccatcgagtccgatttcgaaaagaaccaatataaacatacttccccttaccttaaccctgtaTAACAAAacctgaactccaaggctcctaaacagcgaaccgagttccaaaacctacaaatcacagtacaaaatatactcacaataccatcctctacaaaactaccaaatcagaaatgaaaaaccgagtcttacctcgattttttgccaaaacccgaaaacttccgaaacgagattccgatcggtagaagttatagagaatctttccacgatTCTTATGGTAACTTCCATTTCCTGATTCTATCAATgattggcgaagaaatctagagagagagagagtagggagaggtttagtaagagagggagagatatttgagaaacttaatgaagaagaaaagagaatttccttttatagccccttgacccgggggaattcgttgacgaaatgctaccttcgttgacgaatctttcactaacttcgtcgacaaatcggtggcctcgtcgaagAATCTAAGATCACTGGTTTTTCCGAGACCACTCGGCTTCTCCCCGTCAACGAatctttgaatttcgttgacgagaagaacaTAGGCATCGTCGAAGAAatttggcctcgtcgacgaatctctgaattttgtcgacgaagccagatttcgtcgacgaggcctttgttcttctcgtcgacgaaattcagagactcgtcgacgaggagaagccgatgAGTGTCGGAAAAATCGGCGGTctcagatttgtcgacgaaggcatcatttcgtcgacaaattctcttgggtcaaaggtctataaaagaaaactttcattacttcttcactaagtaacttTAAAGAtatatctctttctctctaaaactctccctacactccttctctctagatttcttcatcgatcattgatggaatcgaaaatctgaagttaccacgaggatcgtggaaggattctctacaatttctacgaatcggaatctcattttggagattttcgagctttggcaaaaaatcgaggtaaggttcggttttcaattttgatctggtTGTTTTGTAGGTAATGGTCTTGTGTAcatattatgtactgtgatttgtacattttggaactcaattcactatttaggggccttggagttcgggatttgttattcgaGGAAAatgtaaggggaactatgtttatattggttatttttgaaatcggactccgTGGAACTGTGGCCAGGGTCTTGTgcgtgttttggctactcatttggggggaatctaacggggaacagctatgggtttttcattattacagttttgggaaaaaaaggggc
This region of Malania oleifera isolate guangnan ecotype guangnan chromosome 10, ASM2987363v1, whole genome shotgun sequence genomic DNA includes:
- the LOC131165519 gene encoding transcription repressor OFP1-like, translated to MGNNYRFTLSEMMPMAWFYKLKETTRTSRAKNSNSNASPSSSNKKKSSRPTPIPTPNSNYQYSPPNGFHNSTASHRIRTPTPADPPRRSSYSKTLRRTSRRPPVSDPACSISTTNADLTPDQDHPQCSELRESQFHHGQASTFSFTTSSKPDHALMISESIDLTPISAKIRENHKLTEPIITSSSIPKAPRKKSCPANAGASVTAEDDERGFKKKVDGERNKIMAASGVKLRPNSPRFANRKINQALGGRRKSTSTALVMTPTSSRLAMQRKHRGADDEMRFMAITKASEDPQRDFMESMAAMIGEYNIRAANDLEELLAWYLSLNSDEFHDLIVKAFQGIWFALSEIHDSRQQ